In Thermoanaerobaculum aquaticum, a single genomic region encodes these proteins:
- the mobB gene encoding molybdopterin-guanine dinucleotide biosynthesis protein B, protein MDVQLPVPVLAVCGFSGSGKTTLLERVIPELTAQGLTVGLIKHDAHGVTVDQPGKDSDRLFRAGGEVLLRAPNETFARFHPDQGKDLTWALAQLAWNVDLILVEGHKDTALPKVWLEHPQTSEIPAGVTDVLAVLPWGSDRVAALFAIVRDFCLTRQPPLWGGILLGGKSQRMGTPKQLLELGGESLLARSARVLAPHVEGFAYLGAGPLPPDVPEAPQLPDPPGPGGPLAGLRAALRWHPLARWLMLPVDAVAVSQDFVRWIIQQHSQGCWAVLVENPQGALEPAFSLVAPQLRHAVERLAERGEGPRALAHHPKARRVRLPEALAPALRTVNTRQEWETFLAELQGSSS, encoded by the coding sequence GTGGACGTACAGCTTCCGGTGCCGGTTTTGGCGGTGTGTGGTTTTTCGGGGAGCGGCAAAACCACGCTTTTGGAGCGTGTGATCCCGGAGCTCACCGCGCAAGGGCTTACGGTAGGCCTGATTAAACACGACGCCCACGGGGTCACGGTGGATCAGCCGGGCAAGGACTCCGATCGCCTGTTTCGCGCCGGTGGGGAGGTTCTCCTCCGCGCGCCCAACGAGACCTTCGCCCGCTTCCACCCCGACCAGGGCAAGGACCTCACCTGGGCTCTGGCTCAGCTCGCCTGGAACGTGGATCTCATCCTGGTGGAGGGGCACAAGGACACGGCGCTTCCTAAGGTGTGGCTGGAGCATCCCCAAACGTCCGAAATTCCGGCAGGCGTGACCGACGTCCTGGCGGTGCTCCCGTGGGGGAGCGACCGGGTAGCGGCGTTGTTTGCCATCGTTCGGGATTTTTGCCTGACCCGGCAGCCCCCCTTGTGGGGTGGCATCCTTCTGGGGGGCAAAAGCCAGCGCATGGGCACGCCCAAGCAGCTCCTAGAGCTCGGCGGGGAGAGCCTTCTCGCCCGCTCGGCCCGCGTCCTTGCACCTCACGTGGAGGGCTTTGCCTATCTGGGTGCCGGTCCTCTGCCCCCAGACGTACCGGAAGCACCGCAGCTGCCGGACCCCCCTGGCCCCGGCGGTCCGCTGGCGGGCTTGCGGGCAGCCCTCCGGTGGCACCCTTTGGCCCGGTGGCTGATGTTGCCGGTGGACGCAGTGGCGGTGAGCCAGGATTTTGTCCGCTGGATCATCCAGCAGCACAGCCAGGGCTGTTGGGCTGTGCTCGTGGAAAACCCCCAAGGGGCCCTGGAGCCTGCCTTTTCCCTGGTGGCCCCGCAACTGCGTCACGCTGTGGAGCGCCTGGCCGAACGGGGAGAAGGGCCGCGGGCCCTGGCCCACCACCCCAAAGCCCGCAGGGTCCGCCTTCCCGAGGCTTTGGCGCCAGCCCTGCGCACCGTCAACACCCGGCAAGAGTGGGAGACCTTCTTGGCGGAATTGCAGGGCTCATCATCTTGA
- a CDS encoding NAD(P)-dependent oxidoreductase, with protein MSTSRNVAFFGTGLMGFPMAKRLLESGFPVTAWNRTHEKAAPLAALGAQVATTPAQALEHADVAILMLAHAEAIGKTLLAAETAPFLSGKTVVQMGTIGPEESKTLAAEIASHGGRYLEAPVLGSVPQAEAGKLEVMAGGEKALFEELLPVFRCFGPNPRWIGPVGAAATLKLALNHLIAAQAAAFATSLALVQKAHVPLELFLEILRPSAFYAPTFERKLPVMLDPLHAKVNFPAKHMLKDVRLIRTTAEALGINPTLVASLEALFAATENAGLADADYAAVAQVIGGSSSGS; from the coding sequence ATGAGCACGTCTCGGAACGTTGCGTTTTTTGGTACCGGCCTCATGGGTTTCCCCATGGCCAAGCGACTCCTGGAGTCAGGTTTTCCGGTCACCGCATGGAACCGCACCCACGAAAAGGCGGCGCCCCTGGCGGCGCTGGGAGCCCAGGTGGCCACAACCCCAGCTCAAGCCCTGGAGCACGCAGATGTTGCCATTCTGATGCTGGCCCACGCCGAGGCCATCGGCAAAACCCTGCTGGCCGCGGAAACTGCGCCCTTTTTATCAGGAAAAACTGTGGTGCAAATGGGCACCATTGGCCCGGAGGAAAGCAAGACCTTGGCCGCAGAAATTGCAAGCCACGGAGGCCGCTACCTGGAAGCCCCAGTTCTGGGCTCGGTGCCGCAAGCGGAAGCGGGGAAGCTGGAGGTCATGGCTGGGGGCGAAAAAGCTCTGTTTGAGGAGCTTCTCCCGGTGTTTCGCTGTTTTGGGCCCAACCCCCGCTGGATTGGGCCGGTGGGTGCTGCAGCCACCCTGAAGCTGGCCCTCAACCACTTGATTGCCGCTCAAGCGGCGGCGTTTGCCACCTCTCTGGCTCTGGTGCAGAAGGCGCATGTGCCCCTGGAGCTTTTCCTGGAGATCCTGCGGCCAAGTGCCTTTTACGCCCCCACCTTCGAGCGCAAGCTGCCGGTCATGCTGGACCCTCTGCACGCCAAGGTCAACTTCCCCGCCAAGCACATGCTCAAGGACGTGCGGCTCATTCGCACCACCGCCGAGGCCTTGGGTATCAACCCCACCCTGGTGGCCAGCCTGGAAGCGCTCTTTGCCGCCACAGAAAACGCCGGACTTGCCGACGCCGATTACGCTGCGGTAGCTCAGGTGATCGGGGGATCTTCATCCGGTAGCTAG
- a CDS encoding glutamine--tRNA ligase/YqeY domain fusion protein translates to MANDTQRVSEFPAEGSDFIREIIRADLASGKHRTVITRFPPEPNGYLHIGHAKAICLNFTLAQEFGGRCHLRYDDTNPTKEEQEYIQAIERDVRWLGFDWGEHLYFASDYFEQMYQWAEKLILKGKAYVCDCTPDEVREKRGTLTEPGVPCEHRNRSVEENLELFRRMRAGEFPDGSRVLRAKIDMSSGNVNMRDPVMYRILHAPHPHAGDKWCIYPMYDYAHPLEDAIEGITHSICTLEFEDHRPLYDWFIDELELPEPHPQQIEFARLNLTYTVMSKRRLLSLVQEGFVAGWDDPRMPTIAGLRRRGVPPEAIRLFAERIGVAKRNSVVDVQLFEHCIREVLNRTAPRRFAVLDPVKLVVTNYPEEQVEWFAVPNNPEDPTAGERQLPFTRELWIEREDVRPEPLPKYFRLYPGNEVRLRGAYLFTCREVITDPHSGQVVEVRGEIDPQSRGGQAPDGRRVKATIHWLSCGHAREAEVRLYDYLFEKPDPDDVPEGKTWRDNLNPNSLTVLKNAKIEPLLAQAAVGERFQFERVGYFAVDPDTTPERPVFNRIVTLKDEWAKLAKKMSF, encoded by the coding sequence ATGGCCAACGACACCCAGCGCGTGAGCGAGTTTCCGGCGGAGGGCAGCGATTTCATTCGGGAGATCATCCGCGCTGACCTGGCCTCGGGGAAACACCGCACGGTCATCACCCGCTTCCCCCCCGAACCCAACGGCTACCTGCACATTGGCCACGCCAAGGCCATTTGCCTGAACTTCACCCTGGCCCAGGAGTTTGGCGGCCGCTGCCACCTGCGCTACGACGACACCAACCCCACAAAGGAAGAGCAGGAGTACATCCAAGCCATCGAGCGGGACGTGCGGTGGCTGGGCTTCGATTGGGGGGAGCACCTTTACTTTGCCTCGGATTACTTCGAGCAGATGTACCAGTGGGCGGAAAAGCTCATCCTCAAAGGGAAGGCCTACGTATGCGACTGCACCCCCGACGAGGTGCGGGAAAAGCGAGGCACGCTGACCGAGCCGGGGGTTCCTTGCGAGCACCGCAACCGCAGCGTCGAGGAAAACCTGGAGCTCTTCCGCCGCATGCGTGCCGGGGAGTTTCCCGACGGCAGCCGGGTTTTGCGGGCAAAAATCGACATGAGCTCCGGCAACGTGAACATGCGGGATCCGGTGATGTACCGCATCCTCCATGCCCCGCACCCCCACGCGGGCGACAAATGGTGCATTTACCCCATGTACGACTACGCCCACCCCTTGGAGGACGCCATTGAGGGCATCACCCACTCCATTTGCACCTTGGAGTTTGAGGACCATCGGCCCCTTTACGACTGGTTCATTGACGAACTGGAGCTGCCCGAACCCCACCCGCAACAAATCGAGTTTGCCCGCTTGAACCTCACCTACACGGTGATGTCCAAGCGCAGGCTCTTAAGCCTGGTGCAGGAAGGGTTTGTGGCCGGGTGGGATGACCCGCGCATGCCCACCATTGCTGGCCTGCGGCGCCGGGGGGTTCCCCCCGAGGCCATTCGCCTTTTTGCTGAGCGCATTGGCGTGGCCAAGCGCAACAGCGTGGTGGACGTACAGCTTTTCGAGCACTGTATCCGCGAGGTGCTCAACCGCACCGCACCGCGCCGTTTTGCGGTGCTGGATCCGGTCAAGCTGGTGGTCACCAACTACCCGGAAGAGCAGGTGGAGTGGTTTGCCGTCCCCAACAACCCCGAAGACCCCACGGCCGGCGAGCGGCAGCTGCCCTTTACCCGGGAGCTCTGGATCGAGCGGGAAGACGTGCGGCCGGAGCCGCTGCCCAAGTACTTCCGCCTTTACCCCGGCAACGAAGTGCGGTTGCGGGGCGCGTACCTCTTCACCTGCCGGGAGGTCATCACCGACCCGCATAGCGGCCAGGTGGTGGAAGTGCGCGGTGAAATTGACCCCCAGAGCCGGGGCGGGCAGGCCCCCGATGGCCGCAGGGTGAAAGCTACCATTCACTGGCTTTCCTGTGGCCATGCCCGGGAGGCCGAGGTGCGGCTTTACGACTACCTCTTCGAGAAGCCGGATCCCGACGACGTGCCCGAGGGCAAAACCTGGAGGGACAACCTCAACCCCAACTCGCTCACCGTGCTCAAAAACGCCAAAATTGAGCCGCTTTTGGCGCAAGCTGCGGTGGGGGAGCGCTTCCAGTTTGAGCGGGTGGGCTACTTTGCGGTGGACCCCGACACCACCCCGGAACGCCCGGTCTTCAACCGCATCGTCACCCTCAAAGACGAGTGGGCCAAGCTCGCGAAGAAAATGTCCTTTTAA
- the gltX gene encoding glutamate--tRNA ligase — translation MVRTRIAPSPTGDPHVGTAYVALFNYAWAKKNGGQFILRIEDTDRERSSRASEQMIFESLRWLGLSWDEGPDVGGPHAPYRQSERTAIYQQHVEELIERGAAYPCFCTKERLDALREEQRRAKAPVMGYDRHCRRIPKAEAQARRRAGEPHVVRLAMPTEGVTKVRDYLRGELEFDNTLIDDQVLLKSDGFPTYHLANVVDDHLMGVTHVIRAEEWISSLPKHAQLYRAFGWEEPVFCHLPLLRNADRSKISKRKNPTSLNFYRRAGFLPEALLNYLALMGWTMPDGREEFTLSEFVEAFTLDRIVLGGPVFDLTKLTWLNGKYIRSLSPEELLSRLRADLLGDDYLLKVLPLVRERIDKLEDFIAYASFFFVGEVSYGPEVLPKLVMKKPTPAEAAAVLEDLLEEELDPLLEWTKDNLEAGLRRFAEARGLRAGDFFMAVRVAVTGRTATPPLFETMEVLGKETCRRRLRHAIGVLKSAVTTKGA, via the coding sequence GTGGTCCGAACCCGCATTGCACCGTCACCTACGGGCGATCCCCACGTGGGAACCGCGTACGTGGCGCTTTTCAACTACGCCTGGGCCAAGAAAAACGGTGGCCAGTTCATCCTCCGCATTGAGGACACCGATCGGGAGCGCTCCAGCCGCGCTTCCGAGCAAATGATCTTTGAGTCGCTGCGGTGGCTGGGCCTTTCGTGGGACGAAGGCCCCGATGTGGGTGGGCCGCACGCCCCGTACCGGCAATCGGAGCGAACCGCCATTTACCAGCAGCATGTGGAGGAGCTCATCGAGCGGGGGGCTGCCTACCCCTGCTTTTGCACCAAGGAGCGCCTGGACGCCCTGCGGGAAGAGCAGCGCCGGGCCAAAGCCCCGGTGATGGGCTACGACCGGCACTGCCGCCGCATCCCCAAGGCCGAAGCGCAAGCCCGAAGGCGAGCGGGCGAGCCCCACGTGGTGCGGTTGGCCATGCCCACCGAGGGCGTCACCAAGGTACGGGACTACCTGCGCGGCGAGCTGGAGTTCGACAACACCCTCATTGACGACCAGGTGCTTTTGAAAAGCGACGGCTTTCCCACCTACCACCTGGCCAACGTGGTGGATGACCACCTTATGGGCGTGACCCACGTGATTCGCGCCGAGGAGTGGATCTCCTCCCTGCCCAAGCACGCCCAGCTTTACCGGGCTTTCGGCTGGGAGGAGCCGGTCTTTTGCCACCTGCCGCTTTTGCGCAACGCCGACCGCTCCAAAATCTCCAAGCGCAAGAACCCCACTTCTTTGAACTTTTACCGGCGGGCGGGGTTTTTGCCCGAAGCGCTTCTCAACTACCTGGCGCTCATGGGCTGGACCATGCCCGACGGGCGGGAGGAGTTCACGCTTTCTGAGTTTGTGGAGGCTTTCACCTTGGACCGCATCGTCCTGGGCGGGCCGGTTTTTGACCTCACCAAGCTCACCTGGCTCAACGGCAAGTACATCCGCAGCTTAAGCCCGGAAGAGCTGCTTTCCCGCCTGCGGGCGGATCTGCTGGGCGATGACTACCTGCTCAAGGTTTTGCCCCTGGTGCGCGAGCGCATTGACAAGCTGGAAGACTTCATCGCGTACGCCTCGTTTTTCTTTGTGGGGGAGGTGAGCTACGGCCCGGAGGTGCTGCCCAAGCTGGTCATGAAAAAGCCCACCCCTGCTGAAGCGGCGGCGGTTTTGGAAGACCTCCTGGAGGAGGAGCTGGACCCACTTTTGGAGTGGACCAAGGACAACCTGGAGGCCGGCCTGCGCCGCTTTGCCGAGGCGCGAGGGTTGCGGGCCGGGGATTTCTTCATGGCGGTGCGGGTGGCGGTCACGGGGCGCACCGCCACGCCGCCGCTTTTTGAAACCATGGAGGTGCTGGGCAAGGAAACCTGCCGGCGGCGCCTGCGGCACGCCATTGGGGTGCTGAAGAGTGCGGTAACGACGAAGGGAGCTTAA
- a CDS encoding tetratricopeptide repeat protein: MAIVGESFRVGQAPFLLQRHAHAVKAAVELVHAGVTRTFALAEGKVVGFSSSSPEEELKPGLDPTEASLVPAIALARLVAASGEYRVVEPKAPSVPLALPLSWVILEALRRTQDLSPVLDLLGTNRPFVRAGGNLTPNVSLVPLEAFVWDRLGSPLALADLQRLLPEQTQPLSRAFAALACAGLLVPADAPAPKPEKPRFPPASPKLRERLARIAREGGLPALEADREPTEEELDQAQRDKEQALALLAQGGDERQAVRLLSRAVSLLPDPHSLVRLAEVEVANPLARQRALAHLKQALEMEPTFTPAWLALANYWALRGDTEKQRRCLENVLKYDPQNRDVREALLHLSER; encoded by the coding sequence GTGGCGATCGTGGGTGAAAGCTTCCGGGTGGGACAAGCCCCGTTCCTGCTCCAGCGGCACGCTCACGCGGTCAAGGCGGCAGTGGAGCTGGTGCACGCCGGCGTCACCCGCACCTTTGCCTTGGCCGAAGGCAAGGTGGTGGGCTTTTCGTCGTCTTCTCCGGAAGAGGAGCTCAAACCCGGGCTTGACCCCACCGAGGCTTCCCTCGTACCTGCTATTGCTTTAGCCCGTTTGGTGGCCGCCTCCGGAGAGTACAGGGTGGTGGAGCCAAAAGCGCCTTCGGTGCCTCTGGCCTTGCCGCTCAGCTGGGTCATCCTGGAGGCCCTGCGCCGCACCCAGGATCTTTCGCCGGTTCTGGACCTTCTGGGAACCAACCGCCCTTTCGTCCGGGCAGGCGGCAACCTCACCCCCAACGTGAGCCTCGTGCCGCTGGAGGCTTTCGTGTGGGACCGGCTTGGCTCGCCGCTGGCGCTTGCCGACCTGCAACGCCTGCTCCCCGAGCAAACGCAACCGCTCTCTCGCGCTTTTGCCGCGTTGGCTTGTGCCGGTTTGCTGGTCCCCGCCGACGCCCCGGCCCCAAAGCCGGAAAAGCCCCGCTTCCCACCGGCAAGCCCTAAGCTCCGGGAGAGGCTGGCCCGCATTGCCCGGGAGGGTGGGTTGCCGGCGCTGGAAGCCGACCGGGAGCCCACCGAGGAGGAGCTGGATCAAGCGCAGCGGGATAAGGAGCAAGCCCTGGCGCTTTTAGCCCAGGGCGGTGACGAACGGCAGGCAGTACGGCTTTTGAGCCGCGCGGTGAGCTTGCTCCCCGATCCCCACTCGCTGGTGCGCTTGGCCGAGGTGGAGGTGGCCAACCCGCTAGCGCGGCAGCGGGCGCTGGCCCACCTCAAGCAGGCTTTAGAAATGGAGCCCACCTTCACCCCCGCGTGGCTAGCTCTCGCCAACTACTGGGCCTTACGGGGGGACACCGAAAAGCAGCGGCGGTGTCTGGAAAACGTCCTCAAGTACGACCCGCAAAACCGGGACGTGCGGGAAGCCCTGCTTCATTTAAGCGAGCGCTAG
- a CDS encoding universal stress protein, with translation MFRHILVPLDFNDIAPQPVSIGAELARACHAKLTLLSVVDDSFPNPDILSLQLPWADYYRHLREAAQSSLEEVRDTLPKDLQVEVAVIRGKPAPAIARFAQENSCDLIIMATHGTSGLQQAILGSVTRRVMYLAPCPVMVVKFGHRAPGQ, from the coding sequence GTGTTCCGGCATATCTTGGTGCCTTTGGACTTCAACGACATTGCCCCACAACCTGTGAGCATCGGGGCAGAGCTAGCCCGAGCGTGCCATGCCAAGCTCACGCTGCTTTCGGTGGTGGACGATTCCTTCCCCAACCCCGACATCCTTTCCCTGCAGCTGCCGTGGGCCGATTACTACCGGCACCTGCGGGAAGCGGCCCAATCCAGCTTGGAGGAAGTGCGGGATACCCTTCCCAAGGACCTACAAGTGGAGGTCGCGGTCATTCGTGGTAAGCCGGCTCCAGCCATCGCCCGCTTTGCCCAGGAGAACAGCTGCGACCTCATCATCATGGCCACCCACGGCACCTCGGGCCTGCAACAAGCGATCCTGGGCTCGGTGACCCGGCGGGTCATGTACCTGGCCCCTTGCCCGGTGATGGTGGTGAAGTTCGGGCATAGGGCGCCGGGCCAGTAG
- the mqnE gene encoding aminofutalosine synthase MqnE, translating into MFRFQDPRLEPVGRKVLAGERLSFEDGMVVATTFDLLGVGRLANFVREKLHGDITYYNVNRHLNPTNVCVASCALCAFAEKYGGSRGWTYSVEQAVEVAAADVDESVTELHIVGGLHPKLGVEYYEELFRALKARFPWIHIKALTMVELDFLSQRAKLPVEEVVLRLKEAGLDSCPGGGAEIFAPEVRAQICDHKTSGERWLEVARIVHSLGLKSNCTMLYGHVERPEHRVDHLIKLRELQDQTGGFQCFIPLAFHPAHTRLSHLPGPTGKLDLQTVALARLMLDNIPHIKAYWIMLGHKTAQVALHFGANDLDGTVVDERITYAAGGQAGKGMPRAELERLIREARRIPVERDTLYRPRVPIAGLPAVPREITLPTLPS; encoded by the coding sequence GTGTTTCGTTTTCAGGACCCACGCTTAGAACCCGTTGGCCGCAAGGTGCTGGCCGGCGAGCGGCTTTCCTTTGAGGACGGCATGGTGGTGGCCACCACCTTTGACCTTTTGGGGGTGGGGCGCCTGGCCAACTTCGTGCGGGAAAAGCTCCACGGCGACATCACCTACTACAACGTCAACCGCCACCTCAACCCCACCAATGTGTGCGTGGCCTCCTGTGCCCTGTGCGCCTTTGCCGAAAAGTACGGGGGAAGCCGGGGCTGGACGTATTCGGTGGAGCAAGCGGTGGAGGTGGCCGCTGCCGATGTGGACGAGTCGGTCACCGAGCTGCACATCGTCGGTGGCCTTCACCCCAAGCTGGGGGTGGAGTACTACGAGGAGCTTTTCCGCGCATTGAAAGCGCGCTTTCCCTGGATTCACATCAAAGCCCTCACCATGGTGGAGCTGGACTTCCTCTCCCAGCGGGCCAAGCTACCGGTGGAAGAGGTGGTGCTGCGCTTGAAGGAAGCGGGGCTTGATTCCTGCCCCGGGGGCGGGGCGGAGATCTTTGCCCCGGAAGTGCGGGCGCAAATTTGCGACCACAAAACCTCGGGGGAACGCTGGTTGGAAGTGGCCCGCATCGTCCATTCCCTGGGCTTGAAATCCAACTGCACCATGCTTTACGGCCATGTGGAAAGGCCCGAGCACCGGGTGGACCACCTCATCAAGCTGCGGGAACTGCAAGACCAAACCGGTGGCTTCCAGTGCTTCATCCCCTTAGCCTTTCACCCCGCCCACACCCGCTTAAGCCACCTCCCCGGCCCCACCGGTAAGCTGGACCTGCAAACGGTTGCCCTGGCGCGGCTGATGCTGGACAACATCCCCCACATCAAGGCGTACTGGATCATGCTGGGGCACAAAACCGCGCAGGTGGCCCTGCACTTTGGCGCCAACGACCTGGACGGCACGGTGGTGGATGAGCGCATCACCTACGCTGCCGGCGGACAGGCCGGCAAGGGCATGCCCCGGGCCGAGCTGGAACGGCTCATCCGCGAAGCCCGGCGCATTCCCGTGGAGCGGGACACCCTCTACCGGCCGCGGGTTCCCATTGCCGGGTTGCCGGCGGTTCCCAGAGAAATCACGTTGCCCACGCTTCCTTCGTAG
- a CDS encoding PAS domain-containing protein, producing MSLWGRALEVSGVGLWDHNLVTGKVIRTPEWARMLGYEPEEIPPTSEAWRALIHPEDLPAVDEAAYRHQVGESPEFEVEHRLRTKSGDYKWILNWGRVVERDASGRGLRALGAHVDIHRRKTAELEREQLLAELLRAQSEMRQLKGIIPICASCKRVRIDADSWQQLEAYIREHSEADFSHGLCPDCLEKYFPAPKKE from the coding sequence ATGTCTCTGTGGGGGCGAGCGCTGGAGGTCTCGGGGGTGGGGCTGTGGGACCACAATTTGGTCACCGGTAAGGTCATCCGTACCCCCGAATGGGCGCGCATGCTGGGCTACGAGCCTGAGGAAATCCCTCCCACCAGCGAGGCGTGGCGGGCGCTGATCCACCCCGAGGACCTGCCGGCGGTGGATGAAGCGGCGTACCGGCACCAGGTCGGGGAAAGCCCGGAGTTCGAGGTAGAGCACCGGCTGCGAACCAAATCCGGCGATTACAAATGGATTCTCAACTGGGGTCGGGTGGTGGAGAGAGACGCTTCCGGGCGAGGCTTGCGGGCGTTGGGTGCCCATGTGGACATCCACCGGCGGAAAACGGCGGAACTCGAGCGGGAACAGCTCCTGGCCGAGCTTTTGAGGGCGCAGAGCGAAATGCGGCAGCTGAAAGGGATTATCCCCATTTGTGCATCCTGCAAGCGGGTCCGGATTGATGCGGATTCCTGGCAGCAGCTGGAGGCGTACATCCGCGAGCACTCGGAGGCCGACTTTAGCCACGGCCTCTGTCCGGATTGCCTGGAAAAGTACTTCCCGGCTCCCAAGAAGGAGTAA
- a CDS encoding xanthine dehydrogenase family protein molybdopterin-binding subunit, with protein MKGQGLSRRELLNLSMMVGGGLVLGRVFPALAEEPAALQPNPFVRVGTDGRVTIWVNKSEMGQGVLTGLAQIIADELGADWSQVEAVQADADAKFGNQNTGGSTAVRTQFEELRKAGAAAREMLVQAAAKRWGVPAETLIARGGKVLDPKTGSSLAFRELVAEAAKLPVPQNPRLKDPKDFDFIGKPLPRVDARAKLTGKATFGCDVRLPGMLFAVVARPEVFGARLVSFEEKPALQVEGVVKVVPVSSGVAVVARDTWAALKGRAALKVVWEPGEAASFSSKALLTTMEELAPKPGKEAAKHGEGFLLPAGARKLEASFSLPFLAHAPMEPQNATAWFHDGGLEVWAPTQVPMPARQEAARVAGLPVEKVTLHVTFLGGGFGRRLSSDFVAEAVEVAKHFTVPVQLLWTREDDMTHDFYRPPSVHFLQAAIAGKQILAWRHHQVTCSIGQQRNPSRAGQVDRGALEGAEPPYAIPHWLLEQTLLPVPVPLGAWRSVYASQNPFASEHFFDLVARELKADPYQLRLKLLPEGPLKAALRLAGEKAGWGKPLPAGWGRGVACCSSFGSHVAEVAEVSVRKEKLKVERVVVAIHCGRAINPRLVEQQLVSAVVFGLSAFLRGRITVEGGKVLETNFDRYEPLRFHEMPRVEVHIVPSEEPPGGVGEPGVPPLAPAVANAILAATGKAVNRLPWEA; from the coding sequence ATGAAAGGCCAGGGGTTGTCCCGGCGGGAGCTTTTGAACCTTTCGATGATGGTGGGAGGGGGCCTGGTGCTGGGCCGCGTCTTTCCGGCCCTGGCGGAGGAGCCGGCAGCCCTGCAACCCAACCCCTTCGTGCGGGTGGGGACCGACGGCCGCGTCACCATCTGGGTGAACAAGTCGGAGATGGGACAGGGGGTGCTCACCGGTCTTGCGCAAATCATTGCCGATGAGCTGGGGGCGGATTGGAGCCAGGTGGAAGCGGTGCAAGCGGACGCCGATGCCAAGTTTGGCAACCAGAACACCGGTGGCTCCACGGCGGTGCGCACGCAGTTTGAGGAGCTGCGCAAGGCGGGAGCGGCGGCGCGGGAGATGCTGGTGCAGGCGGCGGCCAAGCGGTGGGGTGTGCCGGCGGAGACGCTCATCGCCAGAGGCGGGAAGGTGCTGGATCCCAAAACCGGCTCGAGTTTGGCGTTTCGGGAGCTGGTGGCGGAGGCGGCCAAGCTGCCGGTGCCGCAAAACCCGCGGCTTAAGGACCCCAAAGACTTCGATTTCATTGGTAAGCCTCTGCCCCGTGTGGATGCCCGGGCCAAGCTCACCGGCAAAGCCACCTTTGGTTGCGACGTGCGTCTTCCCGGGATGCTTTTCGCGGTGGTGGCCCGCCCTGAGGTGTTTGGGGCCAGGCTGGTGAGCTTCGAGGAGAAGCCGGCACTGCAGGTGGAAGGGGTGGTGAAGGTGGTGCCGGTGAGCTCCGGGGTGGCGGTGGTGGCCCGGGACACCTGGGCAGCGCTCAAGGGCCGGGCGGCGCTGAAGGTGGTGTGGGAACCCGGGGAAGCGGCCAGCTTTTCCAGCAAGGCTTTGTTGACCACAATGGAGGAGCTGGCCCCTAAACCGGGGAAGGAAGCGGCCAAGCACGGTGAGGGTTTTCTGCTGCCGGCGGGGGCACGGAAGCTGGAGGCAAGCTTTTCCCTGCCCTTTTTGGCTCACGCGCCCATGGAGCCGCAAAACGCCACCGCCTGGTTCCACGATGGCGGCCTGGAGGTTTGGGCGCCCACCCAGGTGCCCATGCCCGCCCGGCAGGAAGCGGCGCGGGTGGCGGGGCTGCCGGTGGAAAAGGTGACGCTGCACGTGACGTTCTTGGGCGGCGGTTTTGGGCGGAGGCTTTCCTCGGATTTCGTGGCCGAAGCGGTGGAGGTGGCCAAGCACTTTACGGTGCCGGTGCAGCTTTTGTGGACGCGGGAAGACGACATGACCCACGACTTTTACCGGCCGCCTTCGGTGCATTTCCTGCAAGCTGCTATTGCCGGCAAGCAAATCCTGGCCTGGCGGCACCACCAGGTGACCTGCTCCATTGGCCAGCAGCGCAACCCTTCCCGGGCGGGGCAGGTGGATCGCGGGGCGTTGGAAGGGGCCGAGCCGCCCTACGCCATTCCCCACTGGCTTTTGGAGCAGACCCTGCTGCCGGTGCCGGTGCCGCTGGGGGCGTGGCGTTCGGTATACGCCTCGCAAAACCCCTTTGCCTCCGAGCACTTTTTTGACCTGGTGGCGCGGGAACTCAAGGCGGATCCTTACCAGTTGCGCCTCAAGCTTCTCCCCGAGGGACCGCTGAAGGCCGCGCTGCGGCTGGCCGGCGAGAAGGCAGGTTGGGGCAAGCCCCTGCCCGCGGGCTGGGGTCGAGGCGTGGCCTGCTGCAGCTCCTTCGGCTCCCACGTGGCGGAGGTGGCGGAGGTCTCGGTGCGGAAAGAGAAGCTCAAGGTGGAGCGGGTGGTGGTGGCCATCCACTGCGGCCGGGCGATTAACCCGCGGCTGGTGGAACAGCAGCTGGTGAGCGCGGTGGTTTTTGGGCTTTCTGCCTTTTTGCGCGGCCGCATCACGGTGGAAGGCGGCAAGGTGCTGGAAACCAACTTCGACCGCTACGAACCCCTGCGCTTTCACGAGATGCCCAGGGTGGAAGTGCACATCGTGCCCAGCGAGGAGCCACCGGGAGGGGTGGGGGAGCCGGGGGTGCCGCCGCTGGCTCCGGCGGTGGCCAACGCCATCCTGGCGGCCACAGGGAAGGCGGTCAACCGCCTGCCTTGGGAAGCCTAG